The following are from one region of the Halarcobacter sp. genome:
- the aceF gene encoding dihydrolipoyllysine-residue acetyltransferase, translated as MSKIVDIFIPDLGADKDVDLIDIMVNVGDTVEEEDGLITLETEKASMDVPTTHGGVIKEILVKVGDKVNSGDLIAKVEVEEEGVSEAPAAEPAKAETPAPTTSAPATESTDSSAPMDLKSAEDELKAISASGAEISCQFVNEQTICSVVEEVYIPDLGADKDVDLIDVMVSVGDTVELDDGLITLETEKASMDVPAPFAGEILELFVKAGDKVNSGDLIAKMVKTVVMESKVPTPAKAAPAPAPEKKEEKAPATVQAAAASVTAESSTVLQEKSKKVYASPSVRRLAREFGVDLGFVKGSGRKGRILKDDVKAYVKEQLNKPAVAAGGTGLGFAFPELKEVDFSQFGEIETVELSRIQKISGPSLHRNWVSMPHVTQFDETDITEMEEFRKAQNAIADGFKLSPLVFVVKAVAKALAIHPKFNASLTPDGQSLVMKKYFHIGVAVDTPNGLVVPVIKDADKKGFKEIALELADLSQKARDGKLKATDMQGASFTISSLGGIGGTYFTPIINAPEVAILGLSKSQMKPVWNGEEFAPRLMLPLSLSYDHKVIDGADGARFTTTLSQLLSDIRLLSL; from the coding sequence ATGAGTAAAATTGTAGATATTTTTATTCCTGATTTAGGGGCTGATAAAGACGTTGATTTAATTGACATTATGGTTAATGTTGGAGATACAGTTGAAGAGGAAGATGGACTTATAACTCTTGAGACTGAAAAAGCATCTATGGATGTACCAACAACACATGGTGGAGTTATTAAAGAGATTCTTGTAAAAGTTGGTGATAAAGTAAATTCTGGTGATTTAATCGCTAAAGTTGAAGTTGAAGAAGAGGGTGTATCTGAAGCACCAGCTGCAGAACCTGCAAAAGCGGAAACTCCAGCTCCTACAACTTCTGCACCTGCAACTGAATCTACTGATTCTTCAGCACCAATGGATTTAAAATCAGCAGAAGATGAATTAAAAGCTATTTCAGCATCTGGTGCTGAAATCTCTTGTCAGTTTGTAAATGAGCAAACTATTTGTTCAGTAGTTGAAGAGGTTTATATTCCTGATTTAGGTGCTGACAAAGATGTTGATTTAATCGATGTTATGGTTTCTGTTGGTGATACAGTAGAACTAGATGATGGATTAATCACACTTGAAACAGAAAAAGCATCTATGGATGTTCCTGCACCATTTGCTGGTGAAATTTTAGAACTGTTTGTAAAAGCAGGAGATAAAGTAAATTCAGGTGATTTAATCGCTAAGATGGTTAAAACTGTTGTTATGGAAAGTAAAGTTCCAACTCCAGCAAAAGCAGCACCAGCTCCAGCACCTGAGAAAAAAGAGGAAAAAGCACCTGCAACTGTTCAAGCAGCAGCTGCTAGTGTAACAGCTGAGAGTTCAACTGTACTTCAAGAAAAATCTAAAAAAGTATATGCTTCTCCATCAGTTAGAAGACTTGCACGTGAGTTTGGTGTTGATTTAGGTTTTGTAAAAGGTAGTGGTAGAAAAGGAAGAATCCTTAAAGATGATGTTAAAGCTTATGTAAAAGAGCAATTAAATAAACCTGCAGTTGCAGCTGGTGGAACTGGTCTTGGATTTGCCTTCCCTGAGCTTAAAGAGGTTGATTTCTCACAATTTGGTGAGATTGAAACTGTTGAACTTAGCAGAATTCAAAAAATCTCTGGACCATCATTACACAGAAACTGGGTTTCTATGCCTCACGTTACTCAATTTGATGAAACAGATATTACAGAAATGGAAGAGTTTAGAAAAGCTCAAAATGCAATTGCAGATGGATTTAAATTATCTCCACTTGTATTTGTTGTTAAAGCTGTTGCAAAAGCACTTGCAATTCATCCTAAATTTAACGCATCATTAACTCCTGATGGTCAATCATTAGTTATGAAAAAATATTTCCATATTGGTGTTGCTGTTGATACTCCAAATGGTCTTGTAGTTCCTGTTATCAAAGATGCAGATAAAAAAGGATTTAAAGAGATTGCTCTTGAGTTAGCTGATTTATCTCAAAAAGCAAGAGATGGAAAACTAAAAGCAACTGATATGCAAGGTGCAAGTTTCACTATCTCATCTTTAGGTGGAATTGGTGGTACATACTTTACTCCAATTATCAATGCACCTGAAGTTGCAATTTTAGGATTATCTAAATCACAAATGAAACCAGTATGGAACGGTGAAGAGTTTGCACCAAGACTTATGTTACCATTATCATTATCTTATGACCACAAAGTTATTGATGGTGCAGATGGAGCAAGATTTACAACTACATTATCACAATTATTAAGTGATATTAGATTGTTAAGTCTATAA
- the lpdA gene encoding dihydrolipoyl dehydrogenase, producing MGKIVDIVIPDLGADKDVDLIDVMVAVGDTVEEEDGLITLETEKASMDVPTTHGGVIKEILVKVGDKVNSGDLIARVEVEEEAAAEAPAPKTEAPKAAPAKPAPTSTDTSGAGEVKGQVLVIGAGPGGYSAAFRCADLGLDTVLVERHDTLGGVCLNVGCIPSKALLHVAKVIEEAEHINHAGIKFAKPEIDLPGVAAYKSGVVKRLTDGLAGMAKMRNVKVIQGTASFIDENSVVVNHTKDDGKTVVKFDSCIIAAGSQSSKMSFIPHEDPRIWDSTNALEVKEVPKKMLIMGGGIIGLEMGTVYQKLGSEVDVVIRGPQVMTGTDKDIVKVYTKANEERFNFMFKTQTQAIIPKEDGIYVEFKGDNAPAPKTYDAVLVAMGRSPNGLKIGLENTGIEVDEKGFISVDNQMRTKVPHIFAIGDIIGGPMLAHKAVHEGHVAAEVIAGHKVFFEPKQIPGIAYTFPEIATAGMSEIDAKEAGINYEVSSFPWSASGRAIASDVSGAGMTKLIFDKDTHQLIGGAIVGDNAGELLGEISLALEMDCDAEDIGLTIHAHPTLHESVGMCAEIFHGSITDLPNAKAVKKK from the coding sequence ATGGGAAAAATTGTAGATATTGTTATTCCTGATTTAGGCGCAGATAAAGATGTAGATTTAATCGATGTTATGGTTGCTGTTGGAGATACAGTTGAAGAGGAAGATGGACTTATCACTCTTGAAACAGAAAAAGCATCTATGGACGTACCAACTACACATGGTGGAGTTATTAAAGAGATTCTTGTGAAAGTTGGAGATAAAGTAAACTCTGGTGATTTAATTGCTAGAGTTGAAGTTGAAGAGGAAGCAGCAGCGGAAGCTCCTGCTCCTAAAACAGAAGCTCCAAAAGCAGCACCAGCTAAACCAGCTCCTACTTCTACTGATACTAGTGGAGCAGGGGAAGTTAAAGGTCAAGTACTAGTTATAGGTGCAGGTCCTGGTGGATATTCTGCTGCATTTAGATGTGCTGACTTAGGTCTTGATACTGTTTTAGTTGAGAGACACGATACTTTAGGTGGGGTTTGTTTAAATGTTGGATGTATTCCATCAAAAGCACTTTTACACGTAGCTAAAGTTATAGAAGAAGCTGAGCATATTAACCATGCTGGTATCAAATTTGCTAAACCTGAGATTGATTTACCAGGTGTTGCAGCATACAAAAGTGGAGTTGTAAAAAGACTTACTGATGGACTTGCTGGTATGGCGAAAATGAGAAATGTAAAAGTTATCCAAGGTACTGCAAGTTTTATTGATGAAAACTCTGTTGTTGTAAATCATACAAAAGATGATGGAAAAACAGTTGTTAAATTTGATAGTTGTATTATTGCTGCTGGGTCTCAAAGTTCTAAAATGTCATTTATCCCTCATGAAGACCCAAGAATTTGGGATTCTACAAATGCATTAGAGGTAAAAGAAGTACCTAAGAAAATGCTTATCATGGGTGGTGGTATCATCGGACTTGAGATGGGTACTGTTTACCAAAAATTAGGTTCTGAAGTTGATGTTGTAATCAGAGGACCTCAAGTTATGACTGGAACTGATAAAGATATCGTTAAGGTATATACAAAAGCAAATGAAGAGAGATTTAACTTTATGTTTAAAACTCAAACTCAAGCTATTATCCCTAAAGAAGATGGTATCTATGTTGAGTTCAAAGGTGATAACGCACCAGCACCAAAAACTTATGATGCAGTTTTAGTTGCTATGGGAAGATCTCCAAATGGTCTTAAAATAGGTCTTGAAAATACTGGTATTGAAGTTGATGAAAAAGGATTTATCTCAGTTGATAATCAAATGAGAACAAAAGTTCCTCATATCTTCGCTATTGGTGATATCATTGGTGGACCAATGTTAGCACACAAAGCAGTACATGAAGGACATGTGGCAGCAGAAGTTATTGCAGGTCACAAAGTATTCTTTGAACCAAAACAAATTCCAGGAATTGCATATACATTCCCAGAAATTGCAACTGCTGGTATGAGTGAAATTGATGCAAAAGAAGCTGGAATCAACTATGAAGTTTCTTCATTCCCTTGGTCTGCTTCAGGTAGAGCAATCGCTTCTGATGTATCAGGTGCAGGTATGACTAAACTTATCTTCGATAAAGATACACACCAACTAATTGGTGGAGCAATCGTAGGAGATAACGCTGGAGAACTACTAGGAGAAATCTCACTAGCGCTAGAGATGGATTGTGATGCAGAAGATATTGGATTAACAATTCACGCTCACCCAACATTACATGAGTCTGTAGGTATGTGTGCAGAGATATTCCACGGGAGTATTACTGACTTGCCTAATGCGAAGGCTGTTAAGAAGAAATAG
- a CDS encoding nucleotidyl transferase AbiEii/AbiGii toxin family protein, with the protein MYDFSKQKAMLEATLLLLRENNLVDISALGGGTALSSYYWNHRYSTDIDIFIYDRDDKKHLLKDTNWSERVKASMENIGYSGNFINHPIYSEISIDKDSKIQFFDVIKKSKIPYKKVTLWENNILIETIEEIIAKKIYYRADKGNTRDLFDIAVALHKEPDIFTRTRLKKDKIIALFETVSNINDKEELKSLYLEEIKQMNPNSEYSFLATNTIEYLFLLLENICGAFDMGYELSSEEYKEIEEYTYTSLEK; encoded by the coding sequence ATGTATGATTTCTCAAAACAAAAAGCTATGCTTGAAGCGACACTTTTACTTCTAAGAGAGAATAATTTAGTAGATATTTCTGCTCTTGGTGGTGGAACAGCATTATCTTCTTATTATTGGAATCATAGATATTCAACAGATATTGATATTTTTATTTATGATAGAGATGATAAAAAACATTTATTGAAAGATACTAATTGGAGTGAAAGAGTTAAAGCTTCTATGGAAAATATTGGATATTCAGGAAACTTCATAAATCATCCTATATATTCAGAAATTAGTATTGATAAAGATTCAAAAATACAATTTTTTGATGTAATTAAGAAATCTAAAATACCATATAAAAAAGTTACTTTATGGGAAAATAATATCTTAATTGAAACTATAGAAGAGATTATTGCTAAAAAGATATATTATCGAGCAGATAAAGGTAATACAAGGGATTTATTTGATATTGCAGTAGCATTACATAAAGAACCTGATATTTTTACTAGAACAAGATTAAAAAAAGACAAAATTATTGCATTGTTTGAAACAGTATCTAATATAAATGATAAAGAAGAATTAAAAAGCTTATATTTAGAAGAGATAAAACAGATGAATCCAAATAGTGAATATAGTTTTTTAGCTACAAATACTATTGAATATCTTTTTTTATTACTAGAAAATATTTGTGGAGCATTTGACATGGGATATGAGTTATCTAGTGAAGAGTATAAAGAAATAGAAGAGTACACTTATACTTCTTTAGAAAAATAA
- a CDS encoding acyl-ACP thioesterase domain-containing protein, translated as MDNYFDKEFELRFFEMNRLGEASAISILTLLQETAAEHCYYAGHDLLSLMSENLGWVLLAGVMEMKRYPLYKEKIIIRTWISKYHSIRGFRENIIYDKNYNIIGRARGLWVFYDIKKRRPKKIHPNFIEKWSSYEKISLEHNISNKIEPLNSFEYKKEFKVNMYDTDTNKHVNNLRYLQWLMESIPDEILDNYYLYFIDGRFISEAHYGDLILSLTKRDEEENSFVHTIKIKESGVVCATGKSVWKKIEK; from the coding sequence ATGGATAACTATTTTGATAAAGAGTTTGAATTAAGATTTTTTGAGATGAATAGATTGGGTGAAGCCTCAGCTATTTCTATATTAACTTTACTTCAAGAAACTGCTGCGGAGCATTGTTATTATGCAGGTCATGATTTACTATCTTTAATGTCTGAAAACCTTGGATGGGTACTTCTTGCAGGTGTAATGGAAATGAAAAGATATCCTCTTTATAAAGAAAAGATAATTATAAGAACATGGATATCAAAATACCATTCTATTAGAGGTTTTAGAGAAAATATTATATATGATAAAAACTACAATATTATAGGAAGAGCCAGAGGTTTGTGGGTATTTTACGATATAAAAAAGAGAAGACCTAAAAAGATACACCCTAATTTTATAGAAAAATGGTCATCTTATGAAAAAATATCCCTTGAACATAATATAAGCAATAAGATTGAACCCCTTAATTCTTTTGAGTACAAAAAAGAGTTTAAAGTAAATATGTATGATACTGATACAAATAAACATGTAAATAATCTAAGATACCTACAATGGCTTATGGAATCAATTCCTGATGAGATATTGGACAATTACTATTTATACTTTATTGATGGACGTTTTATTTCAGAGGCTCATTATGGGGATTTGATTTTGTCTTTAACAAAAAGGGATGAGGAAGAGAACTCTTTTGTACATACTATTAAGATAAAAGAGAGTGGTGTAGTTTGTGCTACTGGTAAATCTGTTTGGAAAAAGATAGAAAAATAG